A single window of Streptomyces sudanensis DNA harbors:
- a CDS encoding magnesium transporter MgtE N-terminal domain-containing protein, translating to MAAGAARIFVSHLAGAPVFDPAGDQVGRVRDLVAMLRVGRRPPRVLGLVVEVIGRRRIFLPMTRVTGIESGQVITTGVLNVRRFEQRPTERLVLGELLDRRVRLVDGGDEVTVLDVAMSRLPARRDWEIDRVFVRRGSRGALRRRGETLTVEWSAVTGFSLEEDAQGAENLVATFERMRPADLANALHHLTPKRRAEVAAALHDDRLADVLEELPEDDQIEILGKLKAERAADVLEAMDPDDAADLLSELPEDEKERLLTLMRPDDAADVRRLMSYEERTAGGLMTTEPIVLRPDATVADALARVRQQDLSPALAAQVYVCRPPDETPTGKFLGTVHFQRLLRDPPFTLVSAIVDTDLEPLSPGTPLPAVASHLAAYNLVAAPVVDDGGSLLGAVTVDDVLDHLLPEDWRETEFGPEAEREAAYGA from the coding sequence GGCCGGAGACCAGGTGGGCCGGGTGCGCGACCTCGTCGCCATGCTCCGGGTGGGGCGGCGTCCGCCCCGGGTGCTGGGGCTGGTCGTGGAGGTGATCGGCCGCCGCCGGATCTTCCTGCCGATGACCCGGGTGACGGGCATCGAGTCCGGCCAGGTCATCACGACGGGCGTGCTGAACGTCCGGCGCTTCGAACAGCGCCCCACCGAGCGCCTCGTCCTCGGCGAGCTCCTCGACCGGCGGGTCAGGCTGGTCGACGGGGGCGACGAGGTGACCGTCCTGGACGTGGCGATGAGCCGGCTGCCCGCCCGCCGCGACTGGGAGATCGACCGGGTCTTCGTACGGCGCGGCAGCCGCGGGGCGCTGCGCCGCAGGGGCGAGACGCTGACCGTCGAGTGGTCGGCGGTCACCGGCTTCTCCCTGGAGGAGGACGCGCAGGGCGCGGAGAACCTGGTCGCCACGTTCGAGCGGATGCGCCCGGCGGACCTGGCGAACGCGCTGCACCACCTGACGCCCAAGCGCCGCGCCGAGGTCGCCGCCGCCCTCCACGACGACCGGCTGGCCGACGTCCTGGAGGAGCTGCCCGAGGACGACCAGATCGAGATCCTCGGCAAGCTGAAGGCGGAGCGCGCCGCGGACGTCCTGGAGGCCATGGACCCGGACGACGCCGCGGACCTGCTGTCGGAGCTGCCGGAGGACGAGAAGGAACGGTTGCTCACCCTGATGCGCCCGGACGACGCCGCGGACGTGCGGCGGCTGATGTCGTACGAGGAGCGCACCGCGGGCGGGCTGATGACGACCGAGCCGATCGTGCTGCGCCCGGACGCGACGGTGGCGGACGCCCTCGCCCGCGTCCGCCAGCAGGACCTCTCCCCCGCGCTGGCCGCGCAGGTGTACGTGTGCCGGCCGCCCGACGAGACGCCGACCGGGAAGTTCCTCGGGACGGTCCACTTCCAGCGGCTGCTGCGGGACCCGCCGTTCACCCTGGTCTCCGCGATCGTCGACACGGACCTGGAGCCGCTGTCGCCCGGCACCCCGCTGCCCGCCGTGGCCAGCCACCTCGCCGCGTACAACCTGGTCGCGGCGCCGGTCGTCGACGACGGCGGGTCGCTGCTGGGCGCCGTCACCGTCGACGACGTACTGGACCACCTGCTGCCGGAGGACTGGCGGGAGACCGAGTTCGGTCCGGAAGCGGAGCGGGAGGCGGCGTATGGTGCCTGA
- a CDS encoding DUF1003 domain-containing protein, producing MVPDRTPERGAGRDRAGQRERPGHHQRERTVPRARLDQPLDQPRVRRPRLLPEYDPEAFGRLSERIARFLGTGRFIVWMTGVIIAWLTWNITMPDALRFDPYPFIFLTLMLSLQASYAAPLILLAQNRQDDRDRVNLEQDRAQNERSIADTEYLTREIAALRMGLGEVATRDWIRSELEDMVKELEGRGAVFPPAAPRRSDEGDR from the coding sequence ATGGTGCCTGACCGCACCCCGGAGCGGGGCGCCGGGCGCGACCGCGCCGGCCAGCGGGAGCGCCCCGGCCACCACCAGCGGGAGCGGACCGTGCCCCGGGCCCGCCTCGACCAGCCGCTGGACCAGCCGCGCGTACGGCGCCCGAGGCTGCTGCCGGAGTACGACCCGGAGGCGTTCGGGCGGCTGTCGGAGCGGATCGCCCGGTTCCTCGGCACGGGCCGCTTCATCGTGTGGATGACCGGGGTCATCATCGCGTGGCTGACCTGGAACATCACCATGCCGGACGCGCTGCGCTTCGACCCGTACCCGTTCATCTTCCTCACGCTGATGCTGTCGCTCCAGGCGTCGTACGCGGCGCCGCTGATCCTGCTCGCGCAGAACCGGCAGGACGACCGGGACCGGGTCAACCTGGAGCAGGACCGGGCGCAGAACGAGCGGTCGATCGCCGACACCGAGTACCTGACGCGGGAGATCGCGGCGCTGCGCATGGGCCTCGGCGAGGTCGCCACCCGCGACTGGATCCGCTCCGAGCTGGAGGACATGGTCAAGGAGCTGGAGGGCCGGGGGGCGGTATTCCCGCCGGCCGCGCCCCGGCGGAGTGACGAAGGCGACCGCTGA
- a CDS encoding Mrp/NBP35 family ATP-binding protein: protein MTTEDAVREALATVNDPEIHRPITELGMVKSVEVGADGAVAVAVYLTVSGCPMRDTITKNVSEAVSRVEGVTRVDVSLDVMSDEQRKELAAALRGTTAEREVPFAKPGSLTRVYAVASGKGGVGKSSVTVNLAAAMAADGLKVGVVDADIYGHSVPRMLGADGRPTQVENMIMPPSANGVKVISIGMFTPGNAPVVWRGPMLHRALQQFLADVYWGDLDVLLMDLPPGTGDIAISVAQLVPNAEILVVTTPQQAAAEVAERAGSIAVQTHQKIVGVVENMAGLPCPHCGEMVDVFGTGGGQRVADGLTRTTGATVPVLGSIPIDVRLREGGDEGRPVVLSDPGSPAGTALRTIAGKLGGRQRGLAGMSLGITPRNKF, encoded by the coding sequence ATGACGACGGAAGACGCGGTGCGCGAGGCACTGGCGACGGTGAACGACCCCGAGATCCACCGGCCGATCACCGAGCTCGGCATGGTCAAGTCGGTCGAGGTCGGGGCGGACGGCGCGGTCGCCGTGGCGGTGTACCTGACGGTCTCCGGCTGCCCGATGCGCGACACGATCACGAAGAACGTGAGCGAGGCGGTCTCCCGCGTCGAGGGCGTCACCCGCGTCGACGTGTCGCTGGACGTCATGAGCGACGAGCAGCGCAAGGAGCTGGCCGCCGCGCTGCGCGGCACGACCGCCGAGCGCGAGGTGCCCTTCGCCAAGCCCGGCTCGCTGACCCGGGTGTACGCGGTGGCGTCCGGCAAGGGCGGCGTCGGCAAGTCGTCGGTGACGGTGAACCTCGCCGCCGCGATGGCCGCCGACGGGCTGAAGGTCGGTGTCGTGGACGCCGACATCTACGGCCACAGCGTGCCCCGCATGCTGGGCGCCGACGGGCGGCCCACCCAGGTCGAGAACATGATCATGCCGCCGTCCGCGAACGGCGTGAAGGTCATCTCGATCGGCATGTTCACCCCCGGCAACGCCCCGGTCGTGTGGCGCGGCCCGATGCTGCACCGCGCGCTCCAGCAGTTCCTCGCGGACGTCTACTGGGGCGACCTGGACGTGCTGCTGATGGACCTCCCGCCGGGCACGGGCGACATCGCGATCTCCGTGGCGCAGCTCGTGCCGAACGCCGAGATCCTCGTCGTCACCACGCCGCAGCAGGCGGCGGCCGAGGTGGCGGAGCGGGCCGGCTCGATCGCGGTGCAGACCCACCAGAAGATCGTCGGCGTGGTGGAGAACATGGCGGGCCTGCCGTGCCCGCACTGCGGCGAGATGGTGGACGTGTTCGGCACCGGCGGCGGCCAGCGGGTCGCGGACGGGCTGACGCGGACGACCGGCGCGACGGTGCCGGTGCTCGGCTCCATCCCGATCGACGTGCGGCTGCGGGAGGGCGGCGACGAGGGCAGGCCCGTCGTGCTGTCCGACCCCGGCTCACCGGCCGGCACGGCGCTGCGCACCATCGCGGGCAAGCTCGGCGGCCGGCAGCGGGGCCTGGCGGGCATGTCCCTGGGCATCACGCCGCGCAACAAGTTCTGA
- a CDS encoding zf-HC2 domain-containing protein: MSGVRPTPAEHHLGDRLAALVDGELGHDARERVLAHLATCARCKAEADAQRRVKSFFAESAPPPPSEGLLARLQGLSEGAAQDGGRPFGGGGPGAGARRPGHGPGRSVRSGPGAGTFLARPGGFPHLPLGGHAPAARGGFRIHGTGREAERPAWRGRRFVFAAAGAVSFAAIALGGAIPTGGTVEARGEAPGSSVTPLRSPSAGQSAAPAEGARRTPAGAGAATGRFADRPAPLLPGAQVRTRYPAAVPFLHAAPPRVGTGVLPLVGAPDPLPVSYPSYRTPPATVNGAPAGLVESTVRGAGGALSGQ, translated from the coding sequence GTGAGTGGCGTACGTCCGACCCCCGCGGAACACCATCTGGGGGACCGGCTCGCCGCGCTGGTCGACGGCGAGCTGGGCCATGACGCCCGCGAGCGGGTCCTCGCCCACCTGGCGACCTGCGCCCGCTGCAAGGCCGAGGCCGACGCGCAGCGCCGCGTCAAGAGCTTCTTCGCCGAGTCCGCCCCGCCGCCGCCCTCCGAAGGGCTGCTCGCGCGCCTCCAAGGGCTGTCCGAGGGCGCCGCGCAGGACGGCGGACGGCCGTTCGGGGGCGGCGGTCCGGGAGCCGGGGCCCGGCGGCCCGGGCACGGTCCGGGCCGCTCCGTGCGGTCCGGCCCCGGGGCCGGGACGTTCCTGGCGAGACCCGGCGGCTTCCCCCACCTGCCCCTGGGCGGGCACGCACCGGCCGCGCGCGGGGGCTTCCGCATCCACGGGACCGGCCGGGAGGCGGAGCGGCCCGCGTGGCGCGGCCGGAGGTTCGTGTTCGCGGCGGCCGGCGCCGTCTCGTTCGCGGCGATCGCCCTGGGCGGGGCGATACCGACGGGCGGGACGGTGGAGGCCCGTGGAGAGGCCCCCGGAAGCAGCGTGACGCCCCTGCGGTCGCCGTCCGCGGGGCAGTCCGCCGCGCCCGCGGAGGGTGCCCGCCGTACCCCCGCGGGCGCGGGCGCCGCCACGGGCCGGTTCGCCGACCGGCCCGCCCCCCTGCTGCCCGGAGCGCAGGTCCGCACCCGGTACCCGGCGGCCGTACCGTTTCTGCACGCGGCGCCCCCGCGGGTCGGCACCGGCGTCCTGCCCCTGGTGGGCGCCCCCGATCCCCTGCCGGTCTCGTACCCGTCGTACCGGACGCCCCCGGCCACCGTGAACGGCGCTCCGGCGGGCCTGGTTGAATCCACGGTCAGGGGCGCCGGAGGGGCGCTGAGTGGCCAGTAG
- the sigE gene encoding RNA polymerase sigma factor SigE yields the protein MVGAPLDTTGADRGGAAEPVDRRGALRLRRFLRSAGEPKSVTDIADSTRAATETAATTATFAPDAEPQAWAPPTWEEIVSTHSGRVYRLAYRLTGNQHDAEDLTQEVFVRVFRSLSTYTPGTFEGWLHRITTNLFLDTVRRKQRIRFDALGEDAAERLPSRDPSPQQVFHDTHFDADVQQALDTLAPEFRAAVVLCDIEGLSYEEIAATLGVKLGTVRSRIHRGRSHLRKALKHRSPEARAGQRVVAGRAFAAVGGEGGTA from the coding sequence ATGGTAGGGGCTCCACTGGACACCACCGGAGCCGACAGGGGAGGTGCGGCCGAGCCTGTGGATCGGAGAGGGGCGCTGCGGTTGCGGCGCTTCCTCAGGTCGGCGGGTGAGCCGAAATCCGTGACCGACATCGCTGACAGCACCCGCGCCGCCACCGAGACCGCAGCCACGACGGCGACCTTCGCACCGGATGCGGAACCGCAGGCGTGGGCCCCTCCGACCTGGGAGGAGATCGTCAGCACCCACAGCGGTCGCGTCTACCGCCTCGCCTACCGCCTGACGGGCAACCAGCACGACGCCGAGGACCTGACGCAGGAGGTCTTCGTCCGCGTCTTCCGCTCCCTGTCGACGTACACGCCGGGCACGTTCGAGGGCTGGCTGCACCGCATCACCACCAACCTCTTCCTGGACACGGTGCGCCGCAAGCAGCGCATCCGGTTCGACGCGCTCGGCGAGGACGCCGCGGAGCGGCTGCCCAGCCGCGACCCGTCGCCCCAGCAGGTCTTCCACGACACCCACTTCGACGCGGACGTGCAGCAGGCGCTGGACACGCTGGCGCCGGAGTTCCGCGCGGCCGTCGTGCTCTGCGACATCGAGGGCCTGTCGTACGAGGAGATCGCCGCGACCCTCGGCGTGAAGCTCGGCACGGTCCGCAGCCGGATCCACCGCGGCCGGTCGCACCTGCGCAAGGCGCTCAAGCACCGGTCGCCCGAGGCGCGGGCCGGGCAGCGCGTCGTCGCGGGGCGTGCCTTCGCCGCCGTGGGCGGGGAGGGCGGAACCGCGTGA
- a CDS encoding O-methyltransferase codes for MPSVSPGTGAALRMLAATADAKAVAEIGTGTGVSGIYLLLGMRPDGVLTTVDPEPDRQQFARQAFRAAGFAGNRARFIPGRALDVLPRLADGGYDVVFCDGDRTEYPAYLDESLRLLRPGGLVCFEGVFADGRTVDSGVQPSEVLTLRELLRTVRESDELVPSLLPVGDGLLCAVRRG; via the coding sequence GTGCCCTCGGTGTCCCCCGGCACCGGCGCCGCGCTGCGGATGCTCGCCGCCACGGCGGACGCCAAGGCCGTCGCGGAGATCGGCACGGGCACCGGCGTCTCCGGGATCTACCTCCTGCTGGGCATGCGGCCGGACGGGGTGCTGACCACCGTGGACCCGGAGCCGGACCGGCAGCAGTTCGCCCGGCAGGCGTTCCGGGCGGCCGGGTTCGCCGGGAACCGGGCGCGCTTCATCCCCGGCCGGGCGCTGGACGTGCTGCCGAGGCTGGCCGACGGCGGGTACGACGTCGTCTTCTGCGACGGCGACCGGACCGAGTACCCGGCGTACCTCGACGAGTCGCTGCGGCTGCTGCGGCCGGGCGGGCTGGTGTGCTTCGAGGGCGTGTTCGCGGACGGCCGCACGGTCGACTCGGGCGTCCAGCCGTCCGAGGTCCTGACGCTGCGCGAGCTGCTGCGGACGGTGCGGGAGAGCGACGAGCTGGTGCCGTCGCTGCTGCCGGTCGGCGACGGGCTGCTCTGCGCCGTGCGCCGCGGCTGA
- a CDS encoding DUF3117 domain-containing protein, which produces MAAMKPRTGDGPLEVTKEGRGIVMRVPLEGGGRLVVELTPDEAVALGEELKKVTS; this is translated from the coding sequence ATGGCGGCCATGAAGCCGCGGACGGGCGACGGCCCGCTCGAGGTGACCAAGGAGGGGCGGGGCATCGTCATGCGCGTTCCGCTCGAAGGCGGCGGTCGGCTTGTCGTCGAGCTGACCCCGGACGAGGCCGTAGCCCTCGGCGAGGAGCTGAAGAAGGTCACGAGCTGA
- a CDS encoding enoyl-CoA hydratase/isomerase family protein, whose amino-acid sequence MADTVLYEVSEGLATVTINRPDAMNAMNTEAKVALRDALQAAGADPAVRAVLLTATGRAFCVGQDLKEHVRSLTGEDAMRTVREHYNPIVRAITGMPKPVVAGVNGVAAGAGFGFALAADYRVVADTASFNTSFAGVALSADSGLSWMLPRLIGASRAADLMLFPRSLPAGEAYELGLVNRLVPAAELAAEAERTARALAEGPTLAYASIKEAMAYGAGHTLEESLVKEDELQTRAGASEDHRIAVEAFLAKEKPKYVGR is encoded by the coding sequence ATGGCCGACACCGTGCTGTACGAGGTGAGCGAAGGACTCGCGACCGTCACCATCAACCGGCCCGACGCGATGAACGCGATGAACACCGAGGCGAAGGTCGCGCTGCGGGACGCCCTGCAGGCCGCGGGCGCCGACCCGGCCGTGCGCGCGGTGCTGCTGACCGCGACGGGCCGGGCGTTCTGCGTAGGGCAGGACCTCAAGGAGCACGTGCGGTCGCTGACCGGCGAGGACGCGATGCGGACGGTGCGGGAGCACTACAACCCGATCGTCCGGGCGATCACCGGCATGCCGAAGCCCGTGGTGGCCGGGGTGAACGGGGTCGCGGCGGGCGCGGGCTTCGGCTTCGCGCTGGCGGCGGACTACCGGGTCGTCGCCGACACGGCGTCGTTCAACACGTCCTTCGCGGGCGTGGCGCTCAGCGCCGACTCGGGCCTCTCCTGGATGCTGCCGCGCCTGATCGGCGCCTCCCGCGCCGCCGACCTGATGCTGTTCCCGCGCTCCCTGCCGGCGGGCGAGGCGTACGAGCTGGGCCTGGTGAACAGGCTCGTGCCGGCCGCCGAACTGGCCGCCGAGGCGGAGAGGACCGCCCGCGCCCTCGCGGAGGGGCCCACGCTCGCGTACGCGTCGATCAAGGAGGCCATGGCGTACGGCGCCGGGCACACCCTGGAGGAGTCCCTGGTCAAGGAGGACGAGCTCCAGACCCGGGCGGGCGCCTCCGAGGACCACCGGATCGCGGTGGAGGCGTTCCTCGCGAAGGAGAAGCCGAAGTACGTCGGCCGCTAG
- a CDS encoding DNA-3-methyladenine glycosylase I, producing MTGAAAPGPDGAPRCPWGLSAPDYLRYHDDEWGRPVRGDDALFERLSLEAFQSGLSWITILRRREGFRRAFAGFRIAEVAAFTEADRERLLADGGIIRNRAKIDATLANARELAGWEPGELDALVWSHAPDPAARPAPRTLADVPALTPESTALAKALKRRGIRFVGPTTAYALMQACGLVDDHLSDCVARAARPAAPAS from the coding sequence GTGACCGGCGCGGCCGCACCCGGTCCGGACGGCGCGCCCCGCTGCCCGTGGGGCCTTTCGGCCCCCGACTACCTCCGGTACCACGACGACGAGTGGGGCCGCCCGGTCCGCGGCGACGACGCGCTGTTCGAACGGCTGAGCCTGGAGGCGTTCCAGTCCGGCCTGTCGTGGATCACCATCCTGCGCCGCCGGGAGGGCTTCCGGCGGGCCTTCGCCGGCTTCCGGATCGCGGAGGTCGCCGCGTTCACGGAGGCCGACCGGGAGCGGCTGCTCGCCGACGGGGGCATCATCCGCAACCGCGCCAAGATCGACGCGACGCTCGCCAACGCGCGCGAGCTCGCCGGGTGGGAGCCCGGCGAGCTCGACGCGCTGGTCTGGTCCCACGCGCCCGACCCGGCGGCCCGCCCGGCCCCGCGCACGCTCGCGGACGTCCCGGCGCTCACCCCGGAGTCGACGGCCCTGGCGAAGGCCCTGAAGCGGCGCGGCATCCGCTTCGTCGGGCCCACCACGGCGTACGCGCTGATGCAGGCGTGCGGCCTGGTCGACGACCACCTGTCGGACTGCGTCGCCCGCGCCGCGCGCCCCGCGGCCCCGGCCTCCTAG
- a CDS encoding DivIVA domain-containing protein: MFWFLAVVMVVVVAAVTLAVVGGAENEVLPEAPPEHLVDPLPLTRPVSRADVEALRLPLAPRGYRMGEVDDVLDRLAAELAERDARIAELESALAGA, encoded by the coding sequence GTGTTCTGGTTCTTGGCTGTGGTGATGGTCGTCGTCGTGGCCGCGGTGACCCTCGCGGTGGTCGGCGGCGCGGAGAACGAGGTGCTGCCCGAGGCGCCCCCCGAGCACCTGGTGGACCCGCTGCCGCTCACCCGGCCGGTCAGCCGCGCCGACGTCGAGGCGCTGCGGCTGCCGCTGGCGCCCCGCGGCTACCGGATGGGCGAGGTCGACGACGTCCTGGACCGGCTGGCCGCCGAACTCGCCGAGCGGGACGCCCGGATCGCGGAACTGGAGTCGGCGCTGGCCGGCGCGCA
- the folP gene encoding dihydropteroate synthase, whose protein sequence is MLRLGRREFDAHEPVVMAIVNRTPDSFYDRGATFRDEPALARVERAVAEGAAIIDVGGVKAGPGEEVDADEEARRTVGFVAEVRRRHPDVVISVDTWRHEVGEAVCEAGADLLNDAWGGVDPRLAEVAARYGAGLVCTHAGGAEPRTRPHRVAYDDVMADILRVTVGLAERAVALGVPRESVLIDPGHDFGKNTRHSLEATRRLGEMVETGWPVLVSLSNKDFVGETLDRPVKERLVGTLATTAVSAWLGAQVYRVHEVAETRQVLDMVAAIAGHREPAVARRGLA, encoded by the coding sequence ATGCTGCGCCTGGGGCGACGCGAATTCGACGCGCACGAGCCGGTGGTCATGGCGATCGTGAACCGGACCCCCGACTCCTTCTACGACCGGGGGGCCACCTTCCGCGACGAGCCCGCCCTCGCCCGGGTCGAGCGGGCGGTGGCCGAGGGGGCGGCGATCATCGACGTCGGCGGGGTGAAGGCGGGGCCCGGCGAGGAGGTCGACGCCGACGAGGAGGCGCGGCGCACGGTCGGTTTCGTGGCGGAGGTGCGGCGGCGCCACCCCGACGTGGTGATCAGCGTCGACACCTGGCGGCACGAGGTCGGCGAGGCGGTGTGCGAGGCCGGGGCGGACCTGCTGAACGACGCCTGGGGCGGCGTCGATCCCCGGCTCGCGGAGGTCGCGGCGCGGTACGGGGCCGGGCTGGTGTGCACCCACGCGGGCGGCGCCGAGCCCCGGACCCGCCCGCACCGGGTCGCGTACGACGACGTGATGGCCGACATCCTGCGGGTGACGGTCGGTCTGGCCGAGCGGGCCGTGGCCCTGGGCGTGCCGCGGGAGTCGGTGCTGATCGACCCGGGGCACGACTTCGGGAAGAACACCCGGCACTCGCTGGAGGCGACGCGGCGGCTCGGGGAGATGGTGGAGACGGGGTGGCCGGTGCTGGTGTCCCTGTCGAACAAGGACTTCGTGGGCGAGACCCTGGACCGGCCGGTGAAGGAGCGGCTCGTCGGGACGCTGGCGACGACGGCGGTCTCCGCGTGGCTGGGCGCCCAGGTGTACCGGGTGCACGAGGTCGCCGAGACGCGGCAGGTGCTGGACATGGTGGCGGCCATCGCGGGGCACCGCGAACCGGCCGTCGCCCGGCGGGGACTGGCGTGA
- a CDS encoding TIGR00730 family Rossman fold protein: MENPEAEVAGARAEQRLGPVLRRRGQVQPGTADQRLLDTAGDADWVHTDPWRVMRIQSEFVEGFGALAELPSAISVFGSARTPAGTPEYEAGVRIGRALAEAGFAVVTGGGPGAMEAANRGAREAKGVSVGLGIELPFEQGLNQHVDIGVNFRYFFVRKTMFVKYAQGFVVLPGGLGTLDELFEALTLVQTRKVTRFPIVLFGTEYWSGLVDWLRDTVVAQGKASEHDLMLFHVTDDVDEAVALVSKETGH, encoded by the coding sequence ATGGAGAACCCCGAGGCCGAGGTGGCGGGCGCGCGGGCGGAGCAGCGGCTGGGGCCGGTGCTCCGCCGCAGGGGGCAGGTCCAGCCCGGCACGGCCGACCAGCGGCTGCTGGACACCGCGGGCGACGCGGACTGGGTCCACACCGACCCCTGGCGGGTCATGCGCATCCAGTCCGAGTTCGTCGAGGGCTTCGGCGCGCTGGCCGAACTGCCCAGTGCCATCAGCGTCTTCGGTTCGGCCCGCACCCCGGCCGGCACGCCCGAGTACGAGGCCGGGGTGAGAATCGGCAGGGCGCTGGCCGAGGCGGGCTTCGCGGTGGTGACGGGCGGCGGCCCGGGCGCCATGGAGGCCGCGAACAGGGGCGCGCGCGAGGCGAAGGGCGTCTCCGTCGGCCTCGGCATCGAGCTCCCCTTCGAGCAGGGCCTCAACCAGCACGTCGACATCGGCGTCAACTTCCGCTACTTCTTCGTGCGGAAGACGATGTTCGTCAAGTACGCCCAGGGCTTCGTCGTCCTGCCGGGCGGCCTGGGCACGCTGGACGAGCTGTTCGAGGCGCTGACCCTCGTCCAGACCCGCAAGGTCACCCGCTTCCCGATCGTCCTGTTCGGCACGGAGTACTGGTCGGGACTGGTCGACTGGCTCCGCGACACGGTCGTCGCCCAGGGCAAGGCATCCGAGCACGACCTGATGCTCTTCCACGTGACGGACGACGTCGACGAGGCGGTGGCCCTGGTCAGCAAGGAGACCGGGCACTGA